The Cloeon dipterum chromosome X, ieCloDipt1.1, whole genome shotgun sequence genome includes a window with the following:
- the Dus4 gene encoding survival motor neuron protein isoform X3, with protein MGMAMKEVQRRLDQGQMENGAPESAPPEKSNKKTSKTKSSSVKPKKETIWKVGMPCQAVYTEDGEFYEAIIESLSLDDETCVIKFLGYNNKQSMAINDLFISQGTDFASRQIKEAQLAKEAELQTAAMEWQSNITSASNSKGKNEGRKSQLPPIAPQISALDPTIAMSLPPPPPISQFTSHLPTDEAEALSSMCMSWYLNGFHTGYYLGLKQGQKPQ; from the exons ATGGGGATGGCGATGAAAGAGGTGCAACGGCGACTTGACCAAGGACAGATGGAAAACGGCGCACCTGAAAGTGCTCCTCCCGAGAAATCCAACAAAAAGACTTCTAAAACAAAGTCAAGCAGCGTTAAACCGAAGAAAGAAACCATA TGGAAAGTCGGCATGCCCTGTCAAGCAGTTTATACTGAGGACGGAGAGTTTTACGAGGCAATTATTGAGAGCTTGAGCCTGGATGACGAAACTTGTGTCATCAAATTTTTGG GCTACAATAACAAGCAAAGTATGGCAATCAACGACTTGTTCATATCTCAGGGGACAGACTTTGCAAGTCGACAAATCAAAGAGGCTCAa CTGGCCAAGGAAGCCGAACTCCAAACAGCTGCCATGGAGTGGCAGAGCAACATTACTAGTGCCTCGAACTCAAAAGGAAAGAATGAAGGAAGAAAAAGCCAACTTCCTCCCATTGCACCACAGATCAGTGCTTTGGACCCCACCATAGCGATG agtTTGCCTCCGCCACCTCCTATTTCCCAATTCACATCGCACCTGCCCACGGATGAAGCTGAAGCCCTCTCCTCCATGTGCATGTCATGGTACCTCAATGGATTCCACACAGGATATTACCTAGGACTGAAGCAAGGCCAAAAGCCGCAGTGA
- the Dus4 gene encoding tRNA-dihydrouridine(20a/20b) synthase [NAD(P)+]-like isoform X1, giving the protein MSSEEVERVDVLELFKSKKYLNISAPMVRYSKLPFRKLVRKYNCDLCFTPMIMADSFVVSELARWNEFVTDATDRPLIAQFAAKTVDEFVTAAQLVYPYCDGIDLNCGCPQRWAMQDGYGAKMLRSPELICDLVKQVRASLPQPFTVSVKIRLQSDRKQSVELCRRLQHCGVSFLSVHGRTAAERRQPADHDAIGLLASACPGLPIVANGDVDSVQVAEKVHEQTGCAGVMSARGLLHNPALFSGFEQTPIECVREWVDVAVSTGLSYGCLHRHIEMMLEEQLSAADKRLLHCMNCLPALLDFMQQTYPQHFLF; this is encoded by the coding sequence ATGTCTTCAGAAGAAGTGGAACGGGTTGATGTGCTGGAGTTGTTCAAGAGCAAGAAGTACCTGAACATATCAGCGCCGATGGTGCGCTACAGCAAATTGCCTTTCCGAAAACTGGTGCGCAAATACAACTGCGACCTGTGCTTCACACCCATGATCATGGCTGACTCTTTTGTGGTCTCTGAATTGGCCCGGTGGAACGAGTTCGTGACGGACGCGACAGACCGGCCGCTAATCGCGCAGTTTGCGGCCAAGACTGTGGACGAGTTCGTCACGGCGGCCCAGCTAGTGTACCCGTACTGCGACGGCATTGACCTCAACTGCGGCTGCCCCCAGCGCTGGGCCATGCAGGACGgttatggcgcgaaaatgctGCGGTCGCCAGAGCTGATCTGCGATTTGGTGAAGCAAGTGCGCGCCAGCCTGCCTCAGCCGTTTACTGTCTCAGTGAAGATTCGGCTGCAAAGCGATCGGAAGCAAAGCGTCGAGCTGTGCCGCCGTCTGCAGCATTGTGGCGTCTCCTTTTTGTCTGTGCACGGCCGGACGGCAGCCGAGCGGCGCCAGCCGGCCGACCACGACGCGATCGGGCTGCTCGCGTCTGCCTGTCCCGGCCTACCCATCGTGGCTAATGGTGACGTGGACAGTGTGCAGGTGGCGGAAAAGGTGCACGAGCAGACCGGGTGCGCCGGCGTGATGAGCGCCCGCGGACTGTTGCACAACCCGGCCCTGTTTTCCGGCTTCGAGCAAACGCCTATCGAGTGCGTCCGGGAGTGGGTGGACGTGGCCGTGTCCACGGGACTCTCGTATGGCTGCCTGCACCGGCACATTGAGATGATGCTGGAAGAGCAATTGTCCGCCGCAGACAAACGTCTGTTGCACTGTATGAACTGCCTTCCCGCCTTGCTCGACTTCATGCAGCAAACGTACCCACAGCATTTCCTTTTCTAG
- the Xe7 gene encoding A-kinase anchor protein 17A isoform X1: MMLGKSVSSNACRSCSDTSDIVPLNTSQHLYLKPIARMNISVQLPQMKAPGKSISSWEVMERLKKMAKPEKFSILKVTKSTLEFIRFEGEIDSKAKLKSVIDKLDMMTIKLSGFTDALKVRAAEAKLPFPTRHVWDSFFREAKNMNEMKPGERPDTIHISNLPCRWFTLPELQEKEPKPSEYIFRKVFESYGEVRYVDVPCIDPYRSRMKNKSGIKTFSFDDGVMFEGYVQFKEYVGFLKAMSALKGMHLMYKEKDKVLVASIRVDFDRTKHMTDHAIKKRHVERERLILQDAELLNKERKFLESVESEKEQIVKKKEEEVLGALLVEKEKIEQKKREKMEKIKKAEKQRKRIKKKLAEEEMKLKMAKTKLENVELLGMLLEKAKKKKKKEVKKKKIKGVEPIADIVEQVFESVKEEEKDLLVNRELELRTRLLLKYKRNIGISAESHDKDPKEPPDPEPKSEEQKPGLAVPEELVDKILFDDSESEFELVEDDEVIGKLNTDEEVTDEDAEKIVTEQSTEEEATDDLFSIEASCSEESESDGEIKSEGEASDSVSAASVRSEKSVKSFGDTKEVIKKKKLKKEKKRKKNKEKKGKEKEKDVREEKESKVDRRVEVVSNHWKSTTRHYTDRDGKRRGDTWIEGKQVYEIEESRLPPWPCAPDFYGGSQHRGNADAYNRYFRKFNRSLSRERRIRSRSGRRSRSISRDRLCSKGRYMSRRRSRSTSRRRNTAVVRRRSRSPSRWRRRSRSRSRRRNILRRRRSRSSTRSYSTLSLSSSGSRSRSLTSPVAARRAVIKSMSKSPPRMCVRKEVKKPKKTISLVKAEKANVKERPKPLIMKMPSKRPKKVPKAEESVPVKEESQVLPVPEQTIETEKSASPRVASPIPTDSIPLPQSPLKEALQSVQEVPDSAAIEPHIEDEVTDVCTSALV, from the exons ATGATGTTGGGCAAAAGTGTGTCTTCAAATGCTTGCCGGTCGTGCAGCGACACTTCCGACATAGTCCCTCTGAACACATCACAACACCTCTACTTAAAACCTATTGCCAGGATGAACATTTCCGTTCAACTGCCACAAATGAAGGCACCTGGCAAATCGATTTCTAGCTGGGAAGTAATGGAAAGACTGAAGAAAATGGCTAAGCCTGAGAAATTCAGCATCCTCAAAGTGACAAAGAGCACGCTTGAATTCATTAGGTTTGAGGGCGAAATTGACAGCAAAGCTAAGCTGAAAAGCGTCATCGACAAGCTGGACATGATGACAATTAAGTTGTCTGGATTTACAGACGCACTCAAAGTGCGCGCGGCAGAAGCCAAGCTTCCCTTCCCCACGCGGCATGTTTGGGACAGCTTTTTCAGAGAAGCTAAAAACATGAATGAAATGAAACCGGGAGAGCGCCCAGACACGATCCACATATCAAATCTACCATGCAGATGGTTCACCTTGCCCGAGCTGCAGGAGAAGGAGCCCAAGCCGAGCGAATACATCTTCCGCAAAGTCTTTGAGTCATATGGTGAAGTGCGGTATGTGGACGTACCGTGCATCGATCCTTACAGGTCTCGGATGAAGAACAAGTCAGGAATCAAGACATTCTCCTTTGACGATGGTGTCATGTTTGAAGGCTATGTGCAGTTCAAGGAGTATGTCGGATTCCTGAAGGCAATGAGCGCCCTCAAAGGGATGCACCTGATGTACAAAGAAAAGGACAAAGTGCTGGTCGCTTCCATCAGG GTTGACTTTGACAGGACGAAGCACATGACGGACCACGCCATCAAAAAGCGGCACGTGGAAAGGGAAAGACTGATCCTGCAGGACGCCGAGCTATTGAACAAGGAGAGAAAGTTTCTGGAGTCTGTAGAGTCAGAGAAGGAGCAAat TGTCAAGAAAAAGGAGGAGGAAGTGTTGGGTGCCCTGCTAGtcgaaaaggagaaaattgaacaGAAGAAAAGGGAGAAGATGGAGAAAATCAAGAAGGCTGAGAAGCAGAGGaagagaattaaaaagaagCTGGCTGAGGAGgaaatgaaactaaaaatggcaaagaccaaattggaaaatgtgGAGCTTCTCGGGATGCTTTTGGAGAAAGCAAAG aaaaagaagaaaaaagaagtgaaaaagaagaaaatcaagGGTGTCGAGCCCATTGCAGACATAGTTGAACAAGTTTTTGAGAGCGTA aaGGAGGAGGAGAAAGACCTCTTGGTGAACAGAGAGCTAGAGCTGCGAACCAGGCTGTTGCTGAAGTACAAGCGGAATATCGGCATATCAGCAGAGAGCCATGACAAAGACCCCAAAGAGCCTCCAGACCCAGAACCAAAGTCAGAAGAACAGAAACCTGGATTAGCCGTGCCAGAGGAATTGGTTGACAAAATCCTGTTTGATGATTCTGAAAGCGAGTTTGAACTTGTGGAAGATGACGAGGTGATAGGGAAATTAAACACTGATGAAGAGGTCACTGACGAAGACGCTGAGAAAATTGTGACAGAGCAAAGCACTGAGGAGGAAGCAACTGACGATCTGTTTTCAATTGAGGCGTCTTGCTCTGAGGAAAGCGAGTCTGATGGGGAAATCAAATCTGAGGGAGAAGCTAGTGACAGCGTTTCTGCTGCCAGCGTCAGGTCTGAAAAGTCAGTTAAATCTTTCGGCGATACTAAGGAGGTTATAAAGAAAA agaaacttaaaaaagaaaagaaaagaaagaagaacAAAGAGAAGAAGggaaaggaaaaggaaaaggacGTCAGGGAAGAAAAAGAGTCCAAAGTTGACAGAAGAGTGGAGGTGGTGTCAAACCACTGGAAAAGCACAACACGCCACTATACAGACCGCGATGGCAAGCGCCGCGGCGACACCTGGATAGAAGGGAAGCAGGTGTACGAGATAGAAGAGAGCCGCCTGCCACCTTGGCCGTGTGCACCTGACTTCTATGGCGGAAGCCAGCACCGCGGTAACGCGGACGCCTACAACAGGTACtttcgaaaatttaacagAAGTTTAAGCAGGGAGAGACGTATTAGGTCAAGGAGCGGGAGGAGAAGCCGCTCAATCAGCAGAGACAGACTCTGTTCCAAGGGCAGGTACATGTCGAGGCGCCGCTCCAGGTCGACCTCCAGACGCAGAAACACCGCTGTGGTGAGACGCAGGTCCAGGTCCCCGTCCAGGTGGAGGCGAAGGTCCCGTTCAAGGAGCAGGAGAAGAAATATCTTGAGAAGGCGGCGGAGTCGTTCATCAACAAGGAGTTACTCTACTCTGAGTCTGTCAAGCAGCGGGTCAAGGAGCAGATCTCTGACCAGCCCAGTAGCGGCTAGAAGGGCGGTCATCAAATCGATGAGCAAGTCGCCGCCAAGGATGTGCGTCAGGAAGGAAGTCAAGAAACCGAAAAAGACAATATCACTGGTCAAGGCTGAAAAAGCGAACGTAAAGGAGCGACCAAAGCCGCTAATCATGAAAATGCCGTCCAAGCGACCAAAGAAGGTGCCTAAGGCAGAAGAGTCAGTGCCCGTGAAGGAAGAGTCGCAAGTTCTCCCTGTTCCAGAGCAGACTATCGAAACGGAAAAGTCTGCATCCCCGCGGGTAGCGTCGCCGATTCCCACCGATTCCATTCCGTTGCCACAATCGCCGCTGAAGGAGGCGCTGCAAAGCGTGCAGGAGGTTCCTGACTCGGCCGCCATTGAGCCTCACATTGAGGATGAAGTCACTGACGTTTGCACAAGTGCTCTTGTGTAA
- the LOC135944926 gene encoding katanin p60 ATPase-containing subunit A-like 2: MQNRRGSDDSTKNITNKLYESVADKKWKERKRNLLYLIFQFLKDECYFESADCLEAEARLSPQFSVCDNVDLPTVLQEYESYFYLRYQKQPKICKQLEKPLQLARDGKSSAKHKLRPKKSESKDLGKQDDISDLMSIQSLNKDGVSDTTAEASFKESSTPSSIYKAPELLELSDNITREIVTSNLDVKWDDVVGLEKAKQALQETLIFPLQHPQLFQGILAPWKSVLLYGPPGTGKTMLAKALASEGKFTFFNITATSVVSKWRGESEKLIRVLFETAKHKAPSVVFLDEFEALACRSTDDHEGSKRLRAEFLMQLDGLNSSTSEQVFVLAITNSPWALQSSILRRFEKRIFVDLPNEEDREVIIRQLLPESGGTNLNCLIDYRSVAQRTEGYSGSDLKTMCREAAMSVLRQTLAKAENTTSKSGKLKKLNVTTNDVEQAISRTKPSTSTKKNIYKEWELSHGSG; encoded by the exons ATGCAGAATCGAAGAGGAAGCGATGATTCAACTAAgaatattacaaataaattgtatgAAAGCGTG gctgacaaaaaatggaaagagaGGAAGCGAAACTTGctctatttaatatttcaattcctcAAGGATGAATG ttatttTGAATCAGCAGATTGTTTGGAGGCAGAGGCTCGTCTTTCACCGCAATTCTCTGTGTGCGACAATGTTGATCTTCCAACAGTACTCCAAGAATACGAATCATACTTTTACCTAAGATACCAGAAACAGCCTAAAATCTGCAAACAGCTTGAAAAGCCCCTTCAGCTCGCTAGAGACGGAAAAAGCAGTGCCAAGCACAAGCTACGACCAAAGAAGAGCGAGTCGAAAGACCTCGGCAAACAGGACGACATTTCAGACCTGATGAGCATACAGTCCTTGAACAAAGACGGAGTAAGTGACACTACGGCCGAGGCATCCTTCAAAGAGTCGTCAACTCCGAGCAGCATCTACAAAGCACCTGAACTGCTGGAGCTCTCCGACAACATCACCAGGGAGATAGTTACCTCAAACCTGGACGTCAAATGGGACGATGTGGTTGGCCTAGAAAAAGCAAAACAGGCCTTGCAGGAAACTTTGATCTTCCCCCTGCAGCACCCGCAACTCTTCCAAGGCATTTTAGCTCCTTGGAAGTCGGTGCTGCTCTATGGCCCGCCAGGCACTg GGAAAACAATGCTGGCCAAAGCACTGGCAAGTGAGGGGAAATTCACGTTCTTCAACATCACAGCGACAAGCGTTGTTAGCAAGTGGAGAGGCGAGTCGGAAAAATTGATAAGG GTTCTGTTTGAAACTGCCAAGCACAAAGCACCTTCAGTCGTTTTTCTCGATGAGTTTGAAGCCCTGGCATGTCGGTCGACGGATGATCATGAAGGGAGCAAAAGGCTCAGAGCCGAGTTTCTGATGCAGCTCGACGGGCTCAACAGCTCGACCTCTGAGCAGGTCTTTGTGCTTGCGATCACCAACTCTCCCTG GGCGCTTCAAAGCTCGATTCTCCGTCGATTTGAGAAAAGGATATTTGTGGACTTGCCAAATGAAGAGGACAGAGAGGTCATCATCCGCCAGTTGCTCCCAGAGTCTGGAGGCACAAACCTGAACTGCTTGATAGACTACAGGAGCGTTGCGCAG CGCACTGAAGGCTATTCAGGGTCTGATTTGAAGACCATGTGCCGCGAAGCTGCAATGAGCGTTTTGAGACAGACTTTAGCAAAAGCAGAGA ACACCACATCCAAATCTGGGAAATTGAAGAAGTTAAATGTGACCACCAATGATGTCGAGCAGGCCATCTCCAGGACCAAACCATCGACCagcacaaagaaaaatatttacaaagagTGGGAGCTTAGTCACGGATCAGGCTAG
- the Xe7 gene encoding A-kinase anchor protein 17A isoform X2 — protein MMLGKSVSSNACRSCSDTSDIVPLNTSQHLYLKPIARMNISVQLPQMKAPGKSISSWEVMERLKKMAKPEKFSILKVTKSTLEFIRFEGEIDSKAKLKSVIDKLDMMTIKLSGFTDALKVRAAEAKLPFPTRHVWDSFFREAKNMNEMKPGERPDTIHISNLPCRWFTLPELQEKEPKPSEYIFRKVFESYGEVRYVDVPCIDPYRSRMKNKSGIKTFSFDDGVMFEGYVQFKEYVGFLKAMSALKGMHLMYKEKDKVLVASIRVDFDRTKHMTDHAIKKRHVERERLILQDAELLNKERKFLESVESEKEQIVKKKEEEVLGALLVEKEKIEQKKREKMEKIKKAEKQRKRIKKKLAEEEMKLKMAKTKLENVELLGMLLEKAKKKKKKEVKKKKIKGVEPIADIVEQVFESVKEEEKDLLVNRELELRTRLLLKYKRNIGISAESHDKDPKEPPDPEPKSEEQKPGLAVPEELVDKILFDDSESEFELVEDDEVIGKLNTDEEVTDEDAEKIVTEQSTEEEATDDLFSIEASCSEESESDGEIKSEGEASDSVSAASVRSEKSVKSFGDTKEVIKKKKLKKEKKRKKNKEKKGKEKEKDVREEKESKVDRRVEVVSNHWKSTTRHYTDRDGKRRGDTWIEGKQVYEIEESRLPPWPCAPDFYGGSQHRGNADAYNRSRSGRRSRSISRDRLCSKGRYMSRRRSRSTSRRRNTAVVRRRSRSPSRWRRRSRSRSRRRNILRRRRSRSSTRSYSTLSLSSSGSRSRSLTSPVAARRAVIKSMSKSPPRMCVRKEVKKPKKTISLVKAEKANVKERPKPLIMKMPSKRPKKVPKAEESVPVKEESQVLPVPEQTIETEKSASPRVASPIPTDSIPLPQSPLKEALQSVQEVPDSAAIEPHIEDEVTDVCTSALV, from the exons ATGATGTTGGGCAAAAGTGTGTCTTCAAATGCTTGCCGGTCGTGCAGCGACACTTCCGACATAGTCCCTCTGAACACATCACAACACCTCTACTTAAAACCTATTGCCAGGATGAACATTTCCGTTCAACTGCCACAAATGAAGGCACCTGGCAAATCGATTTCTAGCTGGGAAGTAATGGAAAGACTGAAGAAAATGGCTAAGCCTGAGAAATTCAGCATCCTCAAAGTGACAAAGAGCACGCTTGAATTCATTAGGTTTGAGGGCGAAATTGACAGCAAAGCTAAGCTGAAAAGCGTCATCGACAAGCTGGACATGATGACAATTAAGTTGTCTGGATTTACAGACGCACTCAAAGTGCGCGCGGCAGAAGCCAAGCTTCCCTTCCCCACGCGGCATGTTTGGGACAGCTTTTTCAGAGAAGCTAAAAACATGAATGAAATGAAACCGGGAGAGCGCCCAGACACGATCCACATATCAAATCTACCATGCAGATGGTTCACCTTGCCCGAGCTGCAGGAGAAGGAGCCCAAGCCGAGCGAATACATCTTCCGCAAAGTCTTTGAGTCATATGGTGAAGTGCGGTATGTGGACGTACCGTGCATCGATCCTTACAGGTCTCGGATGAAGAACAAGTCAGGAATCAAGACATTCTCCTTTGACGATGGTGTCATGTTTGAAGGCTATGTGCAGTTCAAGGAGTATGTCGGATTCCTGAAGGCAATGAGCGCCCTCAAAGGGATGCACCTGATGTACAAAGAAAAGGACAAAGTGCTGGTCGCTTCCATCAGG GTTGACTTTGACAGGACGAAGCACATGACGGACCACGCCATCAAAAAGCGGCACGTGGAAAGGGAAAGACTGATCCTGCAGGACGCCGAGCTATTGAACAAGGAGAGAAAGTTTCTGGAGTCTGTAGAGTCAGAGAAGGAGCAAat TGTCAAGAAAAAGGAGGAGGAAGTGTTGGGTGCCCTGCTAGtcgaaaaggagaaaattgaacaGAAGAAAAGGGAGAAGATGGAGAAAATCAAGAAGGCTGAGAAGCAGAGGaagagaattaaaaagaagCTGGCTGAGGAGgaaatgaaactaaaaatggcaaagaccaaattggaaaatgtgGAGCTTCTCGGGATGCTTTTGGAGAAAGCAAAG aaaaagaagaaaaaagaagtgaaaaagaagaaaatcaagGGTGTCGAGCCCATTGCAGACATAGTTGAACAAGTTTTTGAGAGCGTA aaGGAGGAGGAGAAAGACCTCTTGGTGAACAGAGAGCTAGAGCTGCGAACCAGGCTGTTGCTGAAGTACAAGCGGAATATCGGCATATCAGCAGAGAGCCATGACAAAGACCCCAAAGAGCCTCCAGACCCAGAACCAAAGTCAGAAGAACAGAAACCTGGATTAGCCGTGCCAGAGGAATTGGTTGACAAAATCCTGTTTGATGATTCTGAAAGCGAGTTTGAACTTGTGGAAGATGACGAGGTGATAGGGAAATTAAACACTGATGAAGAGGTCACTGACGAAGACGCTGAGAAAATTGTGACAGAGCAAAGCACTGAGGAGGAAGCAACTGACGATCTGTTTTCAATTGAGGCGTCTTGCTCTGAGGAAAGCGAGTCTGATGGGGAAATCAAATCTGAGGGAGAAGCTAGTGACAGCGTTTCTGCTGCCAGCGTCAGGTCTGAAAAGTCAGTTAAATCTTTCGGCGATACTAAGGAGGTTATAAAGAAAA agaaacttaaaaaagaaaagaaaagaaagaagaacAAAGAGAAGAAGggaaaggaaaaggaaaaggacGTCAGGGAAGAAAAAGAGTCCAAAGTTGACAGAAGAGTGGAGGTGGTGTCAAACCACTGGAAAAGCACAACACGCCACTATACAGACCGCGATGGCAAGCGCCGCGGCGACACCTGGATAGAAGGGAAGCAGGTGTACGAGATAGAAGAGAGCCGCCTGCCACCTTGGCCGTGTGCACCTGACTTCTATGGCGGAAGCCAGCACCGCGGTAACGCGGACGCCTACAACAG GTCAAGGAGCGGGAGGAGAAGCCGCTCAATCAGCAGAGACAGACTCTGTTCCAAGGGCAGGTACATGTCGAGGCGCCGCTCCAGGTCGACCTCCAGACGCAGAAACACCGCTGTGGTGAGACGCAGGTCCAGGTCCCCGTCCAGGTGGAGGCGAAGGTCCCGTTCAAGGAGCAGGAGAAGAAATATCTTGAGAAGGCGGCGGAGTCGTTCATCAACAAGGAGTTACTCTACTCTGAGTCTGTCAAGCAGCGGGTCAAGGAGCAGATCTCTGACCAGCCCAGTAGCGGCTAGAAGGGCGGTCATCAAATCGATGAGCAAGTCGCCGCCAAGGATGTGCGTCAGGAAGGAAGTCAAGAAACCGAAAAAGACAATATCACTGGTCAAGGCTGAAAAAGCGAACGTAAAGGAGCGACCAAAGCCGCTAATCATGAAAATGCCGTCCAAGCGACCAAAGAAGGTGCCTAAGGCAGAAGAGTCAGTGCCCGTGAAGGAAGAGTCGCAAGTTCTCCCTGTTCCAGAGCAGACTATCGAAACGGAAAAGTCTGCATCCCCGCGGGTAGCGTCGCCGATTCCCACCGATTCCATTCCGTTGCCACAATCGCCGCTGAAGGAGGCGCTGCAAAGCGTGCAGGAGGTTCCTGACTCGGCCGCCATTGAGCCTCACATTGAGGATGAAGTCACTGACGTTTGCACAAGTGCTCTTGTGTAA
- the Dus4 gene encoding survival motor neuron protein isoform X2, which translates to MANFLFRRQVFQGTASEEEEDDDVQQVEDDTWDDTVLIDAYDKAMGMAMKEVQRRLDQGQMENGAPESAPPEKSNKKTSKTKSSSVKPKKETIWKVGMPCQAVYTEDGEFYEAIIESLSLDDETCVIKFLGYNNKQSMAINDLFISQGTDFASRQIKEAQLAKEAELQTAAMEWQSNITSASNSKGKNEGRKSQLPPIAPQISALDPTIAMSLPPPPPISQFTSHLPTDEAEALSSMCMSWYLNGFHTGYYLGLKQGQKPQ; encoded by the exons ATGGCAAACTTTTTGTTTCGGCGTCAGGTCTTCCAG GGCACGGCCtctgaggaggaggaggatgaTGATGTTCAGCAAGTGGAGGACGACACGTGGGATGACACCGTTTTGATTGACGCGTATGACAAAGCGATGGGGATGGCGATGAAAGAGGTGCAACGGCGACTTGACCAAGGACAGATGGAAAACGGCGCACCTGAAAGTGCTCCTCCCGAGAAATCCAACAAAAAGACTTCTAAAACAAAGTCAAGCAGCGTTAAACCGAAGAAAGAAACCATA TGGAAAGTCGGCATGCCCTGTCAAGCAGTTTATACTGAGGACGGAGAGTTTTACGAGGCAATTATTGAGAGCTTGAGCCTGGATGACGAAACTTGTGTCATCAAATTTTTGG GCTACAATAACAAGCAAAGTATGGCAATCAACGACTTGTTCATATCTCAGGGGACAGACTTTGCAAGTCGACAAATCAAAGAGGCTCAa CTGGCCAAGGAAGCCGAACTCCAAACAGCTGCCATGGAGTGGCAGAGCAACATTACTAGTGCCTCGAACTCAAAAGGAAAGAATGAAGGAAGAAAAAGCCAACTTCCTCCCATTGCACCACAGATCAGTGCTTTGGACCCCACCATAGCGATG agtTTGCCTCCGCCACCTCCTATTTCCCAATTCACATCGCACCTGCCCACGGATGAAGCTGAAGCCCTCTCCTCCATGTGCATGTCATGGTACCTCAATGGATTCCACACAGGATATTACCTAGGACTGAAGCAAGGCCAAAAGCCGCAGTGA